In Enoplosus armatus isolate fEnoArm2 chromosome 2, fEnoArm2.hap1, whole genome shotgun sequence, one DNA window encodes the following:
- the pld5 gene encoding inactive phospholipase D5: MKLSDDPRSRGQEAAPPAPLSCMSQMKSSSFSAVQQQGYSASIFPRRKNKQQQTQQKCIAIFALLCCFAVLAALLFSSVDIWGDNEDGITEENCCSDCRIELVENIPDDLSLPTEGRPHLPLSVGFHTLLDLAKRSVEVVSPVWALNPWDPETMPSTAKQGQLLFQRLLSLKSRGVKLKIASSLTNSAELKTLAAHNADVRFINMTALTRGRLHSSFWIVDRKHIYIGSADMDWRSLSKRKELGVMLYNCSCLALDLQRVFSFYWQLHERDYIPSIWSKRVTALYGRHDALELQLNDTEATAYLSTSPEVFCSKDRTRDVDAIYQVIQRAKTFIFISVTDYLPLVNRNFRGTSVTRYWSPIDEVIREAVVLRGVRVRLLISFWKKTHPLTFNFVTSLKSLCMQLRNCSLEVRFFSHKEQKDDIQHGLNHNKYMVTDNAVYIGNHDWVGSDFAINAGVGLVVQLKSDLNSGVTILDYLKTAFERDWRSRYAKSLQENKGQQGKYRNLQQAKIPMETKEENEWNNPLSF; the protein is encoded by the exons ATGAAACTGTCAGATGATCCAAGGTCGAGGGGACAAGAGGCAGCTCCTCCGGCCCCCCTGTCCTGCATGTctcaaatgaaaagcagcagcttcagtgctgTCCAACAGCAGGGCTACTCCGCATCCATCTTTCCCCGACgcaaaaacaagcagcaacag ACCCAGCAGAAGTGCATTGCCATCTTTGcccttctctgctgctttgctgTTCTGGCAGCACTGCTCTTCTCATCAGTGGACATTTGGGGGGACAATGAGGACGGTATCACAGAGGAAAACTGTTGCAGTGACTGCCG CATCGAGCTTGTGGAGAATATTCCAGACGACCTTTCTCTCCCCACTGAAGGCAgaccccacctccctctctctgttggcTTTCACACACTGTTGGACCTAGCAAAGCGCTCAGTTGAGGTGGTGTCACCTGTCTGGGCCTTAAACCCATGGGACCCGGAAACAATGCCAAGCACTGCCAAACAG GGTCAGCTTTTGTTCCAGAGACTGCTCAGCCTGAAATCTCGTGGGGTTAAACTGAAGATTGCCAGCAGTCTGACAAACTCTGCTGAACTGAAGACCTTGGCAGCGCACA ATGCAGACGTTCGTTTTATTAATATGACAGCTCTTACCAGAGGACGACTACATTCCTCATTCTGGATAGTGGATCGGAAGCACATTTACATCGGGAGTGCTGATATGGATTGGAGGTCACTCTCCAAG AGGAAAGAACTGGGGGTGATGCTGTATAACTGCAGCTGTCTGGCTCTGGACCTCCAACGagtcttttcattttactgGCAGCTCCACGAGAGGGACTACATCCCCTCCATCTGGTCGAAGAGAGTTACAGCCCTCTACGGGAGGCATGACGCCCTGGAGCTACAACTCAACGATACAGAGGCCACTGCATATTTGTCT ACCTCTCCTGAAGTCTTCTGCTCTAAAGATCGCACCAGAGATGTAGATGCCATCTATCAAGTCATCCAGAGAGCAAAGACATTCATCTTCATATCAGTGACGGACTACCTTCCTCTGGTGAACAGGAATTTCAGAGGAACCTCAGTCACAAG GTACTGGTCGCCTATTGATGAGGTGATCAGGGAGGCTGTGGTTCTGAGAGGAGTCAGAGTTCGCCTGCTGATAAGCTTCTGGAAGAAGACTCACCCCCTCACCTTTAACTTTGTCACCTCCCTCAAGTCGCTCTGCATGCAGCTGCGCAACTGTTCATTAGAGGTG AGGTTTTTTAGTCACAAGGAGCAAAAGGATGACATTCAACACGGACTCAACCACAACAAGTACATGGTGACCGACAATGCTGTCTACATTG GTAACCATGACTGGGTTGGTAGTGACTTTGCCATTAATGCAGGAGTTGGGCTGGTGGTCCAGTTGAAAAGTGATCTTAACAGCGGAGTGACAATCCTGGATTACCTCAAGACTGCTTTTGAAAGAGACTGGAGGTCACGTTACGCTAAGAGCctacaagaaaacaaaggtCAACAGGGCAAATACAGAAACCTGCAACAAGCCAAAATTCCTATGGAGACCAAGGAGGAAAACGAGTGGAACAACCCTTTATCTTTCTAA
- the cep170ab gene encoding centrosomal protein of 170 kDa: protein MSLTSWFLVSGGGTRHRLPREMIFVGRDDCELMLQSRSVDKQHAVINYEPNTDEHKVKDLGSLNGTFVNDVRIQEQIYVTLKMDDKLRFGYDTNLFTVVRGEMHIPEEALKHEKFSSQLQLNQKKPPEGESSKSEARPSEAAAAPVCEGSATKPPEASRVDDKTTGDLAALHRGTPLYGQPAWWGDGDAGEQQPGRPEEKSSDRKREKAETDTKKSTDVPKPALQSASNQEPSYFEIPTKEVSLVGKVNGEAPSREQEASSAAEPTHGHASFTIEFDPGATGKVTVKDRVAKVGPETRPRPKRAVGEELSPLQTAMVAAEVKVADWLAQNELPLALKDTVAEDDGESVKSDVPVQLKSLKGSKHEDGTQSDSENALGEQRRAAAMEERSWGLWGGAGMKIREGRANVPEGLFAEEDSPARRRKSSTSKVASGFVERRRGSAPHQQSGRDEGYHHADDYSDRGTYTIELENGDHEEEEARKMIDKVFGVDEQEAVCVSRLGGSDQRERLTSQRSGTGDRGKPGRMETEVLPEELVVGGPRWVSQWATLAASHIRTDPEGSGGESHIMVTEDRAEISESSHSASFASSGYTERKRRTLPQLPGEELALGRRTPGSGLRTDMGEKQDTELQEKENQGGKMARGKNRPGHGTGGVGSHSGSPSRSSPAKSQDSGGGRSGQSGVLAKLPPRPLTSGEKRMEEARRRKKEEEKARESSGKPLLRQESFTVEKPSSNVPIELIPRIDGLPRSKTQSKETGIDSTTMQKDSEAVAAFLETTISDQGDPPSQSIEGSMSPESDVDTTSTVSQADGARKVVQKRRTLAGQLKERTVVCSSSKGPAGARETQDRRVKTRASGPPQPSRPWTSQDLTDDDVNSNSLLSDSQPTSTQESRSSHARAQTGSTTVGASTKSSRAKITQAPASSAASKATSVSKPRPTRASLLRRARLGDSSDTEPADLDRMSVASEASTASSTSRTGMARRGMSRIEALAQPRRPRVGSPSAQSDSEATVTRSRGLGARSAAGDYAIRQGLRGSNVTSVSGPRARANSASKLPDKNKGTSSYGQVTPVSGTRWRRMPVEYASTSEDEYGSNRHISKQGHTRTFPSTRVVQLGGSAPATPNPAGLAALKQHSREQDEYMRDWTAHSEEIARISQDLAKDLAMLAREIHDVAGEIDSVSPAATDPGALLEERVFDDSLDVGGPSTEQSSIMGTNGRSVELRPRGSSGQSSRSIRRQTWNRDDAVLDSLLLASVTQLSARIRQSVDKTTCKIRILFKDKERKWEEIENKLQAEHDSLLLKSSNKEISSIIQDLKRVERQLLVIDMMVDPDGTLDALSNLGLTSPLTDQKIGPGTQQGAPVLHPGAEASSSTLSSSRPDRLATEPCGPSDHAEVAERDPGPPQGSRSYN, encoded by the exons ATGAGTCTGACTTCCTGGTTCCTGGTGAGCGGCGGGGGGACGCGCCATCGCCTCCCCAGGGAGATGATCTTTGTGGGGAGGGACGACTGTGAGCTCATGCTGCAG TCCCGCAGTGTGGACAAACAGCACGCCGTCATCAACTACGAGCCGAACACAGACGAACATAAAGTTAAAGACCTGGGCAGTTTGAATGGG aCGTTTGTGAATGATGTCAGAATCCAGGAGCAAATTTACGTCACACTGAAAATGGATGACAAATTAAGGTTTGGATATG ATACCAACCTGTTCACTGTGGTTCGAGGGGAGATGCATATTCCAGAGGAGGCCCTCAAG CATGAGAAGTTCAGCAGCCAGCTTCAGCTGAACCAGAAGAAACCTCCAGAGGGGGAATCGTCTAAATCTGAGGCGAGACCCtcggaggcagcagcagcaccggtGTGCGAGGGGTCCGCCACCAAGCCCCCCGAGGCCAGCAGGGTGGACGATAAGACAACAG GGGACCTGGCAGCGTTGCACCGAGGCACGCCCCTCTATGGCCAGCCTGCCTGGTGGGGAGATGGAGACGCTGGGGAACAGCAGCCTGGGAGGCCTGAGGAAAAGAGCTCAGATCGGAAGCGAGAAAAGGCTGAAACAG ACACCAAAAAGAGTACAGACGTCCCAAAGCCTGCCCTGCAATCAGCTTCCAATCAGGAGCCTAGCTACTTTGAGATCCCAACCAAGGAAGTATCCTTGGTTGGTAAAGTGAACGGTGAAGCCCCCTCACGAGAGCAAGAGGCCTCTTCTGCTGCAGAGCCCACCCATGGCCACGCCTCCTTTACAATTGAGTTTGACCCTGGGGCAACAGGTAAAGTGACTGTGAAAGATCGAGTGGCGAAAGTGGGACCAGAGACCAGGCCGCGTCCTAAAAGGGCTGTCGGGGAGGAGCTGAGTCCACTTCAGACAGCCATGGTAGCTGCAGAGGTCAAAGTTGCAGACTGGCTGGCCCAGAATGAGCTGCCGTTGGCTCTGAAAGACACGGTGGCAGAGGATGACGGTGAAAGTGTGAAGAGTGACGTGCCTGTTCAACTGAAGAGTCTTAAAG GCAGCAAACACGAGGACGGGACTCAGAGTGACTCAGAGAACGCACTTGGAGAGCAGCGCAGGGCTGCAGCAATGGAGGAACGCTCGTGGGGACTTTGGGGCGGCGCAGGGATGAAGATCAGAGAGGGTCGTGCTAACGTACCAGAGGGGCTCTTCGCAGAGGAGGACAGTCCTGCTCGTCGTCGCAAGTCTTCGACTTCCAAAGTGGCAAGTGGATTTGTGGAGAGGCGACGTGGCTCTGCACCACATCAGCAGAGTGGCCGTGATGAGGGCTATCACCATGCAGATGATTATAGTGACAGAGGGACCTACACCATTGAGCTGGAGAATGGAGATCACGAAGAGGAAGAGGCTAGGAAAATGATCGATAAG gtgtttggtgtggatgagcaggaggctgtgtgtgtgtccaggttgGGGGGTTCTGACCAAAGAGAGAGGCTCACCTCCCAGAGGTCTGGCACCGGAGACAGGGGAAAGCCTGGCCGCATGGAGACAGAG GTATTACCTGAGGAATTGGTGGTGGGTGGTCCTCGCTGGGTCTCGCAGTGGGCTACCCTGGCTGCCAGTCACATTAGGACAGACCCTGAAGGATCAGGAGGGGAGAGTCACATCATGGTCACAGAGGACAGAG CTGAAATAAGTGAGTCCAGCCACTCAGCCTCGTTTGCCTCGTCTGGCTACACAGAGCGTAAGAGGAGAACTCTGCCCCAGCTGCCTGGTGAGGAGCTCGCCCTAGGTAGGAGGACCCCAGGCTCAGGCCTGCGTACAGATATGGGGGAGAAACAGGACACAGAGCTACAGGAGAAGGAGAACCAGGGGGGGAAGATGGCCAGGGGAAAGAATCGGCCTGGTCATGGCACTGGAGGTGTGGGGAGTCACAGTGGTAGCCCCAGTCGCTCCTCACCCGCCAAGTCGCAAGATAGTGGTGGCGGGAGATCAGGTCAGTCAGGTGTGTTGGCCAAGCTCCCCCCTCGTCCACTGACCAGTGGGGAGAAAAGAATGGAGGAGGCacggaggaggaaaaaggaagaggagaaggctAGGGAAAGTAGTGGGAAACCACTGTTGAGGCAGGAAAGTTTTACTGTGGAGAAACCAAGCTCCAATGTGCCCATTGAGCTCATACCTCGCATCGATGGGCTCCCACGCAGCAAAACTCAGAGTAAGGAGACTGGCATTGACAGCACCACAATGCAGAAAGACTCAGAAGCTGTGGCTGCCTTTTTAGAGACAACCATATCAGACCAAGGTGATCCACCAAGTCAGTCCATTGAGGGCTCCATGTCACCGGAGTCAGACGTGGACACGACCAGTACAGTAAGCCAGGCTGACGGAGCGAGAAAAGTAGTCCAGAAACGCCGGACTCTTGCGGGACAGCTGAAGGAGAGAACAGTTGTGTGCTCATCCAGCAAAGGACCCGCTGGGGCCCGAGAGACCCAGGACAGGAGGGTCAAGACCAGAGCATCTGGTCCTCCGCAGCCCAGCCGCCCCTGGACTTCCCAGGACCTCACTGACGATGACGTCAACTCCAACTCACTCCTCTCAGACTCCCAGCCCACCTCTACACAGGAATCTAGAAGCTCACATGCCAGAGCCCAGACTGGGAGCACAACAGTGGGGGCTAGCACTAAGTCTAGTCGGGCTAAAATCACCCAGGCCCCAGCCTCTTCTGCAGCTAGTAAAGCCACTAGTGTTTCTAAGCCCAGGCCCACCAGGGCGTCCCTGCTGAGGCGAGCTCGGCTGGGGGACTCATCAGACACTGAACCTGCTGATCTTGACCGGATGTCGGTAGCCTCTGAGGCCTCCACCGCTAGTTCCACATCCAGGACAGGTATGGCAAGAAGGGGAATGTCCAGGATAGAGGCTCTTGCACAGCCGAGGCGGCCGAGGGTGGGTTCCCCGTCAGCCCAGAGTGACTCAGAGGCCACTGTGACAAGGAGTAGAGGTCTTGGGGCCCGGAGTGCTGCAGGTGATTATGCCATCAGACAAGGACTGAGAGGGTCTAATGTGACCTCAGTGTCTGGACCCAGAGCTAGGGCTAACAGCGCCTCCAAGCTGCCTGACAAGAATAAAGGCACCTCCTCCTACGGACAAGTCACACCTGTGT CTGGCACTCGGTGGCGCCGCATGCCTGTGGAGTATGCCTCCACATCAGAGGACGAGTACGGCTCAAACCGCCACATATCCAAGCAGGGCCACACACGGACGTTCCCTTCCACTCGGGTAGTCCAGCTGGGAGGTTCGGCCCCAGCAACTCCTAATCCTGCAGGCCTTGCCGCCCTGAAGCAGCACTCCAGAGAGCAGGACGAGTATATGAGAGACTGGACAGCACACAGCGAGGAAATAGCTAG GATTAGCCAAGACCTTGCCAAAGACCTAGCCATGCTTGCCAGAGAAATCCATGATGTGGCAGGAGAGATCGACTCAGTCAGCCCTGCAGCCACTGACCCTGGAGCTCTG TTGGAGGAGCGTGTGTTTGATGACAGCTTGGACGTGGGTGGTCCTTCCACAGAGCAAAGCAGCATTATGGGAACCAATGGGCGGTCTGTGGAGCTTCGACCCCGAGGCTCTAGTGGGCAGAGCTCCCGCTCCATCCGCAGACAGACGTGGAACAGAGATGAT GCGGTGCTCGACAGTTTACTACTAGCATCTGTGACTCAACTCTCAGCTAGGATACGTCAGTCTGTTGACAAAACAACCTGCAAAATCAG GATCCTCTTCAAGGATAAGGAACGAAAATGGGAAGAGATTGAGAACAAACTGCAGGCAGAGCATGACTCCTTGCTGCTCAAGAGCTCCAATAAG GAGATTTCAAGCATTATTCAAGACCTGAAGAGAGTGGAAAGACAGCTGCTCG TAATCGACATGATGGTGGACCCAGACGGCACCCTGGATGCTCTGTCCAATCTGGGCCTGACCAGTCCCCTGACTGACCAGAAGATCGGCCCTGGCACGCAGCAGGGGGCGCCGGTGTTGCACCCTGGTGCTGAAGCTTCCTCCAGCACACTCTCTTCTTCTAGGCCTGACAGACTGGCCACTGAACCCTGTGGACCTTCAGACCACGCAGAGGTGGCAGAGCGAGACCCAGGGCCCCCACAGGGCTCTAGATCCTACAACTGA